Genomic segment of Malus domestica chromosome 15, GDT2T_hap1:
GAAAGGACTTCCTTCATTTGTGCTTTCGTAGGAACCCTGCAGAGAGACCGTTAGCTAGTAAGCTACTTGAGCATCCGTTTGTACGAAATTCATACGTCAGACCTTTTCAATGATATATACCTAATAGTAAGTTTTCACATTCAACATTCATAGAATTCAATGGAAACTAGAGACTGAAAGTTTTTTATATATGACCAGTAAATTGATATCTTGGCATGTTGTGCGTGCACCATTGCAGGATAAATTGGATGGTCCGAAGGACCACATTAATCTTTAAAATGGTCGAATATCGATCTCTCCACACTTGTAATTGCGAGGTGGCTTTGCATCATTCTTCCTCCTTGTCCGGAATTGCATCCCTTGTTCAAATGAACCATGGAGCGGAAATCCCAAACCTCTGAACTTGGATGAAATGGTTCCGAAGTTTCTCTCTTGTTCCATCTGGAAGACGCTCTTCTCTTGGGAAATACGGCTGCGCAGCTCTAACAAAGATTTTCATTGCTTGGACCGCCTCTGATGAAGTTACATAAGCTTTACCAGTGAATTAACCGAGTGGGATTTGGAAGCTGGTTATTTTATTCATCGCCGGTGGAGTTGGGGAACTCGGAGCTAGTGCAACGTGTCCTTAATCGGGGAGATAATCGAGTTTTGCGTGGAGTTAAGATTAGTAGGTAGAAACTGTTGTGCAAACTCACTCAGAAGTTAGAACAGGTGATGGGAGTTAGTCATTAATCTGTAAATACTGATTTATGTTGATTCTCTAAATAGGAATTTTCAAACTTTGTTTCCCACGTGTATTGGTAATGCTtatgattaactttttagtgtaaaaatgtggtttttctttaaagtgaacaatatcgggAGCtgttcgttaaagttctcttatTAAAAGTTATATTCGCAATCAAATTAGAAAATGTTTGAAATTCTGATAATTGAGTTACGAGAAGAAAACTTGGTGCAAATGTACCAAATTCAAAAAACTTCTAGTGAGCAAAATAGACGGAACTAATGACAAAAACAGCATTGACATGAATTAAAAGTTTAAGAGGCAGGATTCTCTCCGGATtcatatcgtgcggtcagttctCGTCatgtactatttgtgtttaattttaaataaaataaatcaaataatttctgactgcaTGATCCACGATAAATAACTAAGATATGAGGATACTGGGATCCCCATAATttggatccggatgggatccaattCCTAAGAGGCTAGCGAAACAAAGTAAAAGTGACGAAAGTGAAAGGAAGATTGTAATCCGGGTATTTTTGCAAAACAATTTAAATGagaaactaattatattataatataatttatttattatttttctttgaaaagAAAAGGCGGATGTACGTGTTAACGGGTAAAGTATTGCGCGCTTcccttttaaaataattagatttCTTTTATATATCATTTTCTTTTCGAAATTAATCGGTTTAATTTCACTCAAAGAGTAATGGGAATACTACTGCTACAGCAACACCGATACAACAGCTCCAATCAGCCGATCTAGCGGCCACTGCTAGCAGCCGGAACCCTAAATTCGCCACCGGAAGCCCCAATTTCGACGATGGGGAAGCCTCTTTGCTACGGTATTCGATTCCCCTTTCCTTTCCGCTCCTAATATCATCGTTGTCGTAGTTTCCATGGAATTTATTTCGTCCTTTGATTTTCCGGCAGACACAGGGAATGCTGAAGTTTCTCAAGGGCTGATCAATCGGCTTTACAGCGTCTTCTCCGATGGCATACATTTTGCAACGCCGGCTACCTCCTTGAGGACCAATGAACTTGAATTGGTACTCATCTCTTGCTGTTAAATTTCTTAGGTTTTACTACTCAATGCACGATTTAGGAACCGTTTGGAACTGCTATTTTAGGAAGCACTCCTGCTTATAAACACTTTCGGTGGACGTGCTTTTGTTAGGATGTTATTGAATCCTGGGAAAGCACTTCCCTCCAGGTGCAGTTCCATACAGTCTCAATTGAGGTGTCATGATTGGCTTATAAGTTAATAGGATTGAATGAGAAAATCAATAGTTTCAATCAAATGTTATAATAAGAAAGAAGGGGGCTTGTTTATTTGGAAGAGAGGAATTCTGAAAACTGATATATGAAATGTACCGAATGTAAATTTTTCCCTTTACTTATTTCGGTTCCAAGGTTCGGAGCGTGTTACAAATGTTGCAAGGTTTTTCTAGCTCACTATTTTATTGGGACCAAAATGGAAAATCCTTTCAAGTCAAGAGTGGGATACATGTCAGTCACCTCTCTTACTCGAGTCTTCACGCCCTTGTTCATCAATTTATGCATGCTGCAACATGCTTACAACTGGTGGAAATTATAGTCAACAAAATCGAGAAGTCTGCTGGATTACCACCGCCTACTTTGAGGGCTTTTGCATGTTCTGTTTCTGCGTGGCTTAAGGTATATTTGGGATTCAATTTGTTGGATGAAGTTTGCCACTTTCTAGACATTGTGATTTTACTACTCGTTTATAAGTCTATGTTAACTTTGTGATTGGGCAGAGGTTGCGCGATATTGCTTTAAAGAAGGAAATGAAGATAAGAGGAGATGGCATTAGTACAACCCCTACGTTATTGGGATTGGCCAATTCTTTGTCTAGGTTTGTATTCTGTTAGCTATCAGTGTGGGATGCCAATAGTTATAGTTTGTCACATTTTGTTGGAGACTATCACCACTCAAAAGCtcatcaaaattagaaaattttattatgcTCAATTTTTTTACCTTCGAGGTCATTGCCTCAGCCCATGTCGTTAACTGCTTAACTCACGTTTTGTGTTGATATCTTCATGCAATGATGTCGCTGATGACAATTTATTGATATTAGTCTCTGCTCAGGTGCTGAGTATCTGTTGCAAATAGTGCATGGTGCCCTCCCACAGGTGTATTTTGAGTCTAATTCTTCTCTTCCCGCTGCTTACTTGGCTGTTCACATCCTTGACCATCTTTACAAGAAGCTGGATGAAGTGTGTCTAGTGCGAGGTGGTGAGGTTGGTACTTCATTTATTCAACAACCTTTATTGTTTCTAGTTTATTACTCTTGTCTTGTTTCACCTGGTTTATGTAATCCAAATTTGGTGTTCATGCCAATTTCAGGAGGAAGATTACCTGAtgcttctttatttatttattggaagtatattgccgtatattGAGGGTCTTGATTCTTGGCTTTTTGAAGGAACACTAGATGATCCATATGAGGAGGTAAATGTGATTCGAACTTGCATGTGCTTGTGATgcatccaattaattgtttttttttttgtttaaattttgcgTACCATGTGATTCTTCTGTCCATAGTATTGTCGATGATAGTTTATCTTACAATTTGTATAGGCAGTAAATACTCAATATTAATCTGTTTTCTACTTGAAGTGGGCTGTCCTAGATTTCTCCTCGCTGAACATTTTTCTGGTTGCTCCTGTCTTTGCAGATGTTCTTTTATGCTAATAAAGCAATATCTGTTGACGAGGCTGACTTTTGGGAGAAGAGTTATCTATTAAGGCAAGTACAGTATCAAATGTTAGATGTTGGGACCTCTGCCTCAATGACAAGTTTTATGAAAGGAAAGGAATGTGGCAATAAAGACCTTCAATCATGTCCATTGTTTATTAAGGACATAGCTAAGTCTATTGTTTCTGCTGGAAAATCGTTACAGCTGATCCGGCATATTCCCATGACATCCTCAGTTGTATATCGAAACGGAAATGACTCTGAGGTTGATGGTTTTGGaagttttaataaaggtgtTTACCATGGGCAAAGCATTGCAGGTTTGACTTTGTCAGAAGTTTTCTGTGTGTCGTTAGCAGGCCTTATAGGCCATGGTGACCATATCTTTCAACATATATCCACTAAACAAAAAGTGGAGAGTGATGATAGTGTGATTGTGCCGGTAAAATGTTCGGAGAAAATTTGGTGTAAGTTCTTGGTTGATACACTGGCAGAGAAAAGAGTAACTGAACCAGAGTCTGCATGTGATAATGGAAAAAGATTTACAGATGCAAATGAAGAGAAAATGTTTGCAGGTGTAGTAAATGGGTTTCCTCATTCAAGATCCTTCTGTCAAGAAAATCCAGTTCTAACGGTCTGCCAAAAGATCCTTTCTAAGAATGGGGATGCATGGAAATCCTTGAACTTATCCAGAAATTTATGTCTGCCCCCTTTAAACGATGAAGCTTTACGAAAGGCTATTTTCGGTGTGGAGAGTGGATCAACTTCTTTGGCTGAAGGAACAAATTATACTTTTGGTTTCCGCTTTGGTGAATCAGAATATCTTCGTTCACAAGACGACTCGCATATGTTACAATCGTTGTTTCCTTTTCCTACTCTTCTACCATCTGTTCAGGTATGATTGAAAGTCTATGTGCATTTGTCATGTAGATATTATTAGAATTCTTTGGATGTATTTTTAATTGTAATTCCTTGGCTACAGGATGAGCTCTGTATGTCAGAGCTCTTACCTTTCCAAAAAAATAGCACCCTTCCATCAAGAGTTCTTGCCTGGATTCAACATTTTGAACCAAGAAGTACTCCACTTCCGGTGGTGATAGTGCAGGAATGTCTTACTGTCTACATGCAGAAGCAGGTGATTGCTCAAAAATATGTATCAGTTTGTTGTTGTGGTTGCATGAGTGtcatatttttaaaagttattTTCTACCGTAGGTGGATTGTATTGGCAGGCATATTTTGTCAAAACTGATGAATGACTGGAAATTGATGGATGAACTGGCAGTCTTGCGCGCGATTTACTTGCTAGGGTCAGGTATCATCTTGTTTGTTGAACTTCAAATATCCTGGTCTATCATTAGACATCTCCGATTACTTTGACATGTTTGCTGGTTCCTTTCCATCTCTAGGTGATCTGCTACAGCACTTCTTGACTGTAATATTCAATAAGCTGgataaaggagaaac
This window contains:
- the LOC103441739 gene encoding uncharacterized protein isoform X1, translating into MGKPLCYDTGNAEVSQGLINRLYSVFSDGIHFATPATSLRTNELELVRSVLQMLQGFSSSLFYWDQNGKSFQVKSGIHVSHLSYSSLHALVHQFMHAATCLQLVEIIVNKIEKSAGLPPPTLRAFACSVSAWLKRLRDIALKKEMKIRGDGISTTPTLLGLANSLSSLCSGAEYLLQIVHGALPQVYFESNSSLPAAYLAVHILDHLYKKLDEVCLVRGGEEEDYLMLLYLFIGSILPYIEGLDSWLFEGTLDDPYEEMFFYANKAISVDEADFWEKSYLLRQVQYQMLDVGTSASMTSFMKGKECGNKDLQSCPLFIKDIAKSIVSAGKSLQLIRHIPMTSSVVYRNGNDSEVDGFGSFNKGVYHGQSIAGLTLSEVFCVSLAGLIGHGDHIFQHISTKQKVESDDSVIVPVKCSEKIWCKFLVDTLAEKRVTEPESACDNGKRFTDANEEKMFAGVVNGFPHSRSFCQENPVLTVCQKILSKNGDAWKSLNLSRNLCLPPLNDEALRKAIFGVESGSTSLAEGTNYTFGFRFGESEYLRSQDDSHMLQSLFPFPTLLPSVQDELCMSELLPFQKNSTLPSRVLAWIQHFEPRSTPLPVVIVQECLTVYMQKQVDCIGRHILSKLMNDWKLMDELAVLRAIYLLGSGDLLQHFLTVIFNKLDKGETWDDDFELNTILQESIRNSADGVLLSFPDSLIVSLTKNHDLNGNEQPKMASLPSTPRKSRAQSFGMDGLDLLNFTYKVSWPLELIANVEAIKKYNQVMGFLLKVKRAKFVLDKARRWMWKGRGSAANNHKRHWLVEQKLLHFVDAFHQYVMDRVYHNAWRELCEGMAAARSLDEVIEVHELYLLTIQRQCFVVPDKLWALIASRINNILGLALDFYSIQLTLSGGTVSAIKAKCEMEVDRIEKQFDDCIAFLLRVLSFKLNVGHFPHLADLVTRINYNYFYMSDAGNLRTLPSSENVASRLGKAFLGRTD
- the LOC103441739 gene encoding uncharacterized protein isoform X2 — encoded protein: MALVQPLRYWDWPILCLGAEYLLQIVHGALPQVYFESNSSLPAAYLAVHILDHLYKKLDEVCLVRGGEEEDYLMLLYLFIGSILPYIEGLDSWLFEGTLDDPYEEMFFYANKAISVDEADFWEKSYLLRQVQYQMLDVGTSASMTSFMKGKECGNKDLQSCPLFIKDIAKSIVSAGKSLQLIRHIPMTSSVVYRNGNDSEVDGFGSFNKGVYHGQSIAGLTLSEVFCVSLAGLIGHGDHIFQHISTKQKVESDDSVIVPVKCSEKIWCKFLVDTLAEKRVTEPESACDNGKRFTDANEEKMFAGVVNGFPHSRSFCQENPVLTVCQKILSKNGDAWKSLNLSRNLCLPPLNDEALRKAIFGVESGSTSLAEGTNYTFGFRFGESEYLRSQDDSHMLQSLFPFPTLLPSVQDELCMSELLPFQKNSTLPSRVLAWIQHFEPRSTPLPVVIVQECLTVYMQKQVDCIGRHILSKLMNDWKLMDELAVLRAIYLLGSGDLLQHFLTVIFNKLDKGETWDDDFELNTILQESIRNSADGVLLSFPDSLIVSLTKNHDLNGNEQPKMASLPSTPRKSRAQSFGMDGLDLLNFTYKVSWPLELIANVEAIKKYNQVMGFLLKVKRAKFVLDKARRWMWKGRGSAANNHKRHWLVEQKLLHFVDAFHQYVMDRVYHNAWRELCEGMAAARSLDEVIEVHELYLLTIQRQCFVVPDKLWALIASRINNILGLALDFYSIQLTLSGGTVSAIKAKCEMEVDRIEKQFDDCIAFLLRVLSFKLNVGHFPHLADLVTRINYNYFYMSDAGNLRTLPSSENVASRLGKAFLGRTD